Below is a genomic region from Buchnera aphidicola (Nurudea yanoniella).
GGGGGTGGTCCTGGAATGCTAATGATGGCAGAACCACTTAAATTAGCAATAGAACACGCTAAATCTATAATACATTCTCAATCAAAAGTCATTTATTTATCTCCTAAAGGATCTAAAATACATCAAAAAAAAATTAAACAATTGTCAAAAATACAACACATAATTTTTTTATGTGGGCGATACCAAGGTATAGACGAACGCTTAATCAGTAGTAAAATAATAGATGAAGAAATATCAATTGGAGATTACATTCTCAGCGGAGGAGAGTTACCTACGATGATCTTAATAGATATGTTGTGTCGATTTATTCCTGGAGTATTAAAAAAAAATCAATCAAAAAAAAATAATTCATTTTATAATGGATTATTAGATTGTCCTTAT
It encodes:
- the trmD gene encoding tRNA (guanosine(37)-N1)-methyltransferase TrmD, with amino-acid sequence MFHSIINYGITRKAIKKGIIKLEILNPRNYTKNKYRNIDNLPYGGGPGMLMMAEPLKLAIEHAKSIIHSQSKVIYLSPKGSKIHQKKIKQLSKIQHIIFLCGRYQGIDERLISSKIIDEEISIGDYILSGGELPTMILIDMLCRFIPGVLKKNQSKKNNSFYNGLLDCPYYTKPRIFNNIEVPYVLLSGNHKEIAIWKLKQSLGQTWIKRPDLLKKIQLSKKELNLLKQFKIEFLKKN